In Marmota flaviventris isolate mMarFla1 chromosome 17, mMarFla1.hap1, whole genome shotgun sequence, a single genomic region encodes these proteins:
- the Slc13a5 gene encoding Na(+)/citrate cotransporter isoform X4, producing the protein MASALSYVSKIKSFVILFFTPILLLPLIILMPAKFVRCAYVIILMAIYWCTDVIPVAVTSLLPVLLFPLLQILDSKQVCVQYMKDTNMLFLGSLIVAVAVERWNLHKRIALRTLLWIGAKPARLMLGFMSVTAFLSMWISNTATTAMMVPIVEAMLQQMEATRVATKTNLEALELVDKGKASELPGNQGIFDGSAMEKQEDQYKKSMCKAMNLCVCYAASIGGTATLTGTGPNVVLLGQMQELFPGSKDLLNFASWFGFAFPNMLIMLLLSWLWLQCIYLRFSFKNSCSCGVEKTKEKAAYKVLREEYQKLGPFSFAETNVLICFLLLIILWFSRDPGFMPGWLSLAWMEGEKKYISDATVAIFVAILLFIVPSQKPKFNFCSQTEEERETPFYPPALLDWKVTQEKVPWGIVLLLGGGFALAKGCEASGLSEWMGKQMEPLQTVPPAAITLILSLLVAVSTECTSNVATTTLFLPIFASMVKTGLMMNLIGILCVFLAVNTWGRALFDLDHFPDWANVTHMET; encoded by the exons ATGGCCTCGGCGCTGAGCTATGTCTCCAAAATCAAGTCCTTCGTGATCTTGTTCTTCACCCCCATCCTGCTGCTGCCACTCATCATTCTGATGCCCGCCAAG TTTGTCAGGTGTGCCTACGTCATCATCCTCATGGCCATTTACTGGTGCACGGATGTCATCCCGGTGGCTGTCACCTCCCTCTTGCCTGTCTTGCTCTTTCCGCTCTTGCAGATATTGGACTCTAAGCAG GTGTGTGTCCAGTACATGAAGGATACCAACATGCTGTTTCTGGGAAGCCTCATAGTGGCTGTGGCCGTAGAGCGCTGGAATCTACACAAGAGGATCGCCCTGCGCACCCTACTCTGGATAGGGGCCAAGCCTGCACG GCTGATGCTGGGCTTTATGAGCGTCACTGCCTTCCTGTCCATGTGGATCAGCAATACAGCCACCACGGCCATGATGGTACCCATTGTGGAAGCCATGCTGCAGCAGATGGAAGCCACAAGAGTAGCTACCAAGACCAATCTGGAGGCACTGGAGCTAGTGGATAAGGGCAAGGCCAGCGAGTTGCCAG GAAACCAAGGTATTTTTGATGGATCTGCCATGGAGAAGCAGGAGGACCAATACAAGAaaagcatgtgcaaggccatgaACCTGTGTGTGTGCTACGCAGCCAGCATTGGGGGCACGGCCACCCTGACTGGGACCGGACCCAATGTGGTGCTTCTGGGCCAGATGCAAGA ATTGTTTCCTGGGAGTAAGGACCTCTTGAACTTTGCCTCTTGGTTTGGATTTGCCTTCCCCAACATGCTGATAATGTTGCTGCTTTCCTGGTTGTGGTTGCAGTGCATTTATCTGAGATTCAG CTTTAAAAATTCCTGCAGCTGTGGGGTAGAGAAGACTAAGGAGAAGGCCGCCTACAAGGTGCTGCGGGAGGAATACCAGAAGCTGGGGCCTTTCTCCTTCGCGGAGACCAATGTCCTGATCTGCTTCCTCCTGCTCATCATCTTGTGGTTCTCCCGGGACCCCGGCTTCATGCCCGGCTGGCTGTCGCTTGCCTGGATGGAGGGTGAGAAAAA GTACATCTCTGATGCCACTGTGGCCATCTTTGTGGCCATCTTGCTTTTCATTGTGCCTTCACAGAAGCCCAAGTTCAACTTCTGCAGCCAGACAGAGGAAG AAAGGGAAACTCCATTTTATCCCCCGGCACTGTTGGATTGGAAGGTGACGCAGGAGAAGGTGCCATGGGGCATCGTGCTGCTACTGGGGGGCGGATTTGCTCTGGCTAAAGGATGCGAG GCCTCAGGACTCTCCGAGTGGATGGGGAAGCAGATGGAGCCCTTGCAAACAGTGCCTCCTGCAGCCATCACCTTGATCTTATCCTTGCTTGTTGCTGTGTCCACGGAGTGTACAAGCAACGTGGCCACCACCACCCTGTTCCTGCCCATCTTTG